Proteins co-encoded in one Jeotgalibacillus malaysiensis genomic window:
- a CDS encoding vitamin B12 ABC transporter, B12-binding component BtuF translates to MKKWLPVLLAAGVLAACSDSTEETTEAPADDQEQEESAEEPAESDSSFPVTVTDANGDEITIEEQPDAIVSMLPSNTEIAYALGLDEEIVGVSDFDNYPEEAMDVEKIGGMEFNVEKIIALQPDVVLAHASNPGGADGLQQIEDAGIPVVVIENAMTFDEVYDTIDMIGQVTGTTEEAEQIVADMQAGFDEIAEKASAISEEDRKSVLVDVAGPPEMYVAANNTFIQEMLDLINAENVMADQEGFVPLTEEEVVSRNPEVALLTYGDFVEDAVAQWMGYEGFSQVTAVTNEDVYLVPSDPVTRSGPRLVEGTQALAEAVYPDVFAE, encoded by the coding sequence ATGAAAAAATGGTTACCAGTTTTACTCGCAGCAGGCGTACTCGCAGCCTGCTCAGACAGCACAGAAGAAACAACAGAAGCACCGGCAGACGATCAGGAACAGGAAGAATCAGCAGAAGAACCTGCTGAGTCAGATTCATCATTCCCGGTCACAGTAACAGATGCAAACGGCGATGAGATCACAATCGAAGAGCAGCCTGATGCGATTGTTTCCATGCTGCCAAGTAATACAGAAATCGCCTATGCACTTGGACTTGATGAAGAAATCGTCGGTGTATCTGATTTTGACAACTATCCTGAAGAAGCAATGGACGTTGAGAAAATCGGGGGCATGGAGTTTAACGTAGAAAAGATTATTGCTCTTCAGCCTGATGTTGTGCTTGCACATGCGTCAAATCCGGGCGGTGCAGATGGTCTTCAGCAGATTGAAGATGCAGGTATTCCGGTTGTTGTCATTGAAAATGCAATGACGTTTGATGAAGTATATGACACGATCGACATGATTGGCCAGGTGACTGGAACAACTGAAGAAGCAGAGCAGATTGTTGCTGATATGCAGGCAGGCTTTGATGAGATTGCTGAAAAAGCATCAGCGATTTCGGAAGAGGACCGTAAGTCAGTATTAGTGGATGTAGCAGGACCGCCTGAAATGTATGTAGCTGCTAACAACACATTTATTCAGGAAATGCTTGATCTGATCAATGCTGAAAACGTGATGGCAGATCAGGAAGGATTCGTTCCTTTAACAGAAGAGGAAGTTGTCTCGCGTAATCCTGAAGTCGCGTTATTGACATATGGTGATTTTGTTGAGGATGCAGTGGCACAGTGGATGGGTTATGAAGGATTCAGTCAGGTGACGGCTGTGACTAATGAAGATGTGTATTTAGTTCCTTCAGATCCTGTTACACGTTCAGGTCCGAGACTTGTAGAAGGAACGCAGGCGCTTGCAGAAGCGGTCTATCCTGATGTTTTCGCGGAATAA